The following coding sequences lie in one Vitis vinifera cultivar Pinot Noir 40024 chromosome 19, ASM3070453v1 genomic window:
- the LOC100262369 gene encoding VQ motif-containing protein 4, which produces MENTVKTQDREKTSPITSPNSNGSNCSSSSNSTGLQIQTPPLTPKPISRSDSNPYPTTFVQADANSFKQVVQRLTGSSKPTQDPPTKACNIPPIRTGQKKQGFKLYERRSQLKNGLMINPLVHGYVQNNSGFSPRKPEILSPSLLDFPKLVLSPVTPLTEDPFNKSSEEKAIAEKGFYLHPSPMSTPRDSEPQLLPLFPVTSPRVSGSSS; this is translated from the coding sequence ATGGAGAACACTGTAAAAACTCAAGACAGAGAAAAAACATCTCCCATAACCTCTCCAAACAGCAATGGAAGCAACTGCAGCAGCAGCAGTAACAGCACCGGCCTCCAAATTCAAACCCCACCACTGACCCCGAAGCCCATCTCTAGATCAGATTCCAATCCTTACCCAACAACCTTTGTCCAAGCTGATGCCAACTCCTTCAAACAGGTGGTTCAGAGGCTCACTGGATCCTCCAAACCAACCCAAGATCCACCCACGAAGGCCTGCAACATACCACCCATCAGAACTGGACAGAAGAAGCAAGGATTCAAGCTGTATGAGAGGAGGAGCCAGCTCAAGAACGGCCTCATGATCAACCCTCTGGTGCATGGCTACGTGCAAAATAATTCAGGGTTTTCGCCTAGAAAACCTGAGATCTTGTCCCCCAGTTTGCTGGATTTTCCGAAGCTTGTGCTCAGCCCAGTTACACCATTGACGGAAGACCCCTTTAACAAGTCCTCAGAAGAGAAAGCCATAGCTGAGAAGGGCTTCTACCTCCACCCTTCACCCATGTCCACCCCTAGGGACTCTGAGCCTCAGCTTCTGCCGCTGTTTCCGGTGACCTCCCCTCGAGTTTCCGGGTCGTCTTCTTGA
- the LOC100252153 gene encoding dynamin-related protein 5A: MATTTTSNAFLTTPTKTPSEKSKKSHHHFPNSDSKSRFEAYNRLQSAAVAFGEKLPIPEIVALGGQSDGKSSLLEALLGFRFNVREVEMGTRRPLILQMVHDSTALEPRCRFQEEDSEEYGSPVVLASAIADIIKSRTEAYLKKTKTAVSSKPIVMRAEYAHCPNLTIIDTPGFVLKAKKGEPENTPDEILSMVKSLASPPHRILLFLQQSSVEWCSSLWLDAVREIDPTYRRTVIVVSKFDNRLKEFTDRWEVDRYLSASGYLGDGTHPFFVALPKDRNTVSNDEFRRQISQVDSDVLRHLRDGIKGGFDEEKFRPFIGFGCLREYLESELQKRYKEAAPATLALLEQRCCEVTTELARLDSKIQATSDVAHLRRCAMLHTASISNHVGVLIDGAADPAPEQWGKTTEEEQSESGIGSWPGITAVIKPPNSTLRLYGGAAFERVIHEFRCAAYSIECPPVSREKVANILLAHAGRGGGRGVMEAAAEIARAAARSWLAPLLDTACDRLAFVLGNLFDLAVERSCSRDSDYGRKSGNMDGYVGFHAALRHSYNRFIKDLAKQCKQLVRHHLDSATSPYSQVCYENFQGGSGSGVTSMYRFSQPLVGSFSLELSEGGPALRHDKVRDQENIPPEKDAQETTPGKGVETREALRESQLTVPETPSPDQPCDMVYGGVKKEVGNEHGARKRQARMIGHSRNSDNLRLTNAGSFLFGNADSGLRSGSAYSDICSSAAQHFARIREVLVERSVMSTLNSGFLTPCRDRLMMALGLDLFAVNDEKFMDMFVAPGAIDILQNERQSLEKRQKILQSCLNEFKSVARAL, encoded by the exons ATGGcaaccaccaccacctccaacGCCTTCCTCAccacccccaccaaaaccccatcAGAAAAATCCAAGAAATCCCATCACCACTTCCCCAACTCCGACTCCAAGTCCCGATTCGAGGCCTACAACCGTCTACAATCCGCCGCAGTAGCCTTCGGCGAGAAGCTACCCATCCCCGAGATTGTCGCCCTCGGTGGCCAATCCGACGGCAAGAGCTCCCTCCTTGAAGCCCTTCTTGGATTCCGCTTCAATGTTCGCGAGGTCGAGATGGGCACACGAAGGCCTCTCATCCTTCAGATGGTGCATGATTCGACGGCGTTGGAGCCCCGGTGTCGGTTTCAG GAGGAGGATTCTGAAGAATATGGAAGTCCAGTTGTTTTGGCATCTGCAATTGCAGACATCATAAAATCCCGAACGGAGGCATATTTGAAGAAGACTAAAACTGCCGTTTCTTCTAAACCAATTGTAATGAGAGCAGAATATGCTCATTGTCCTAATCTCACCATTATTGATACCCCGGGTTTCGTTCTTAAG GCCAAGAAGGGAGAACCAGAGAACACGCCTGATGAAATTCTATCAATGGTGAAGTCTCTGGCTAGTCCTCCACATCGCATTCTTCTGTTCCTTCAACAAAGTAGTGTTGAATGGTGTTCATCGTTGTGGTTGGATGCCGTTCGGGAAATTGATCCAACCTACAGACGGACAGTAATCGTTGTTTCCAAATTTGATAATCGGCTCAAG GAGTTTACTGACCGATGGGAAGTAGATCGGTATTTGAGTGCAAGTGGTTACCTTGGAGATGGCACTCACCCATTTTTTGTAGCCCTGCCAAAAGACAGGAACACAGTTTCAAATGATGAATTCCGCAGGCAAATATCACAGGTTGACTCAGATGTCCTGCGACATCTGCGTGATGGGATCAAGGGAGGATTTGACGAAGAAAAATTCAGGCCCTTCATTGGCTTTGGCTGTCTGAGAGAATATTTGGAGTCTGAGCTTCAGAAAAGATACAAAGAAGCAGCCCCAGCAACTCTAGCTTTGCTCGAGCAGAGGTGCTGTGAAGTCACCACTGAGTTGGCTAGATTGGATTCCAAAATACAGGCTACTTCTGATGTTGCACATCTAAGAAGATGTGCAATGCTGCACACTGCCTCCATCAGCAATCATGTG GGAGTGCTGATTGATGGAGCTGCAGATCCTGCCCCTGAGCAATGGGGTAAAACAACAGAGGAAGAGCAGTCAGAGAGTGGCATTGGGAGCTGGCCGGGCATTACTGCTGTTATAAAACCTCCCAATTCTACCCTTAGACTCTATGGAGGAGCTGCTTTTGAAAGAGTGATACATGAATTTCGTTGTGCTGCATATTCCATTGAATGCCCACCAGTATCAAGGGAGAAG GTGGCAAATATACTACTTGCCCATGCTGGCCGTGGTGGAGGAAGAGGAGTAATGGAGGCAGCTGCAGAGATTGCACGTGCAGCTGCTCGGTCATGGCTTGCTCCTCTTCTTGACACTGCTTGTGATCGACTTGCTTTTGTTTTGGGGAACCTCTTTGATCTTGCTGTGGAGAGGAGTTGCAGCCGTGACTCAGACT ATGGGAGGAAAAGTGGAAATATGGATGGGTATGTTGGTTTTCATGCTGCTTTAAGACACTCGTACAATCGCTTTATAAAGGATCTTGCCAAACAGTGCAAGCAACTAGTTCGACACCACCTTGACTCAGCTACAAGCCCATATTCTCAGGTTTGTTATGAGAACTTCCAAGGAGGCTCTGGCTCAGGTGTAACCTCCATGTACAGATTTAGCCAACCTTTAGTTGGGTCATTTTCCCTTGAACTATCTGAAGGGGGGCCAGCATTGCGCCATGACAAGGTGAGAGATCAAGAAAACATACCTCCAGAAAAGGATGCACAAGAAACCACACCTGGAAAAGGAGTGGAAACCAGAGAAGCTCTCCGGGAAAGCCAATTGACTGTGCCTGAAACCCCATCACCTGATCAACCATGTGATATGGTTTATGGGGGAGTTAAGAAGGAAGTTGGAAATGAACATGGAGCAAGAAAACGCCAAGCAAGAATGATTGGCCATAGCAGAAACTCAGATAATTTAAGACTTACAAATGCTGGCAGTTTTCTATTTGGAAATGCAGATAGTGGCTTGAGGTCAGGCTCAGCTTACTCTGATATTTGTTCATCTGCTGCACAGCATTTTGCCCGAATACGTGAAGTTCTTGTTGAGAGAAGTGTGATGTCAACTTTGAATTCTGGATTTTTAACCCCTTG CCGGGATCGACTTATGATGGCACTTGGATTGGATTTGTTTGCTGTAAACGACGAGAAATTCATGGATATGTTTGTTGCACCTGGGGCAATCGATATCCTTCAGAATGAACGGCAGTCTCTTGAGAAGCGGCAGAAGATACTCCAATCTTGCTTGAATGAATTTAAAAGCGTTGCTCGAGCTCTTTGA
- the LOC100257258 gene encoding probable bifunctional methylthioribulose-1-phosphate dehydratase/enolase-phosphatase E1 1 encodes MCLPQASGNQFPRGCFLSLLSLSKPTTMAAAALNGLKMAATSQAYLESMPVNDTRKLLSDLCRHFYGLGWVSGTGGSITIKVHDESIPKPQQLIVMSPSGVQKERMVPEDMYVLSPSGCFLSSPSPKPYPNKPPKCSDCAPLFMKAYLMRNAGAVIHSHGMESCIVTMIDPLSKEFRITHMEMIKGIQGHGYYDELVVPIIENTAHERELTDALAEAIEAYPKTTAVLVRNHGIYIWGDSWIHAKTQAECYHYLFDAAIKLYQLGLDWSTPDHGPIKKYGGKTNMSVKAGTVNSNHETEPSRRCIVLDIEGTTTPISFVTDVLFPFARNNVSRHLAATYETDETQDDIKLLRTQVQSDLEQGIVGAVPIPPDDAGKEEVIAALVANVEAMIKADRKITALKQLQGHIWRTGFQNNELEGVVFEDVPEALQKWHASGIKVYIYSSGSRLAQRLLFGYTNYGDLRKYLCGFFDTTVGNKRETKSYVEITESVGVDKPSEILFVTDVYQEAVAAKAAGLEVIISIRPGNGPLPDNHGFKTITSFSDI; translated from the exons ATGTGTCTTCCTCAAGCCTCAGGGAATCAATTCCCTCGTGGCtgctttctctctctactttcTCTTTCTAAACCCACGACCATGGCTGCAGCAGCCTTGAATGGTCTGAAAATGGCTGCTACATCGCAAGCGTATCTGGAGAGCATGCCTGTGAATGACACGAGAAAGCTACTATCGGACCTCTGCCGTCACTTCTACGGCCTTGGTTGGGTTTCAGGGACGGGTGGCAGCATCACAATCAAGGTCCATGATGAATCCATCCCTAAGCCTCAACAGCTCATTGTCATGTCCCCTTCCG GGGTTCAAAAGGAAAGGATGGTTCCAGAGGACATGTATGTGTTATCTCCAAGTGGGTGTTTCTTGTCTTCCCCATCTCCGAAGCCATACCCAAATAAGCCTCCCAAATGCAGTGATTGTGCTCCTCTTTTCATGAAG GCATATCTGATGCGCAATGCTGGAGCTGTCATCCACAGTCATGGGATGGAATCATGTATTGTGACAATGATTGATCCATTATCCAAAGAATTTCGA ATCACTCATATGGAAATGATAAAAGGAATTCAAGGACATGGTTATTATGATGAGCTTGTGGTCCCAATCATAGAGAACACTGCCCACGAAAGGGAGCTCACAGATGCCCTTGCTGAAGCT ATTGAAGCCTACCCGAAAACAACAGCTGTCCTTGTTCGCAACCATGGCATATATATATGGGGAGACTCATGGATTCATGCTAAAACTCAG GCTGAATGCTACCACTATCTCTTTGATGCTGCTATCAAACTTTACCAATTGGGCCTTGACTGGTCTACTCCAGATCATGgtccaattaaaaaatatggtgGCAAAACAAATATGTCTGTGAAGGCAGGGACTGTAAATTCCAATCATGAGACTGAACCATCGCGA CGTTGTATTGTTCTTGACATCGAAGGGACTACCACTCCTATATCATTTGTGACCGATGTTCTCTTTCCCTTTGCCCGCAATAATGTGAGTAGGCATTTGGCTGCAACGTATGAGACTGATGAAACTCAGGATGATATCAAGTTGTTGCGCACTCAG GTCCAGAGTGACTTGGAACAAGGTATTGTTGGTGCTGTGCCCATCCCACCAGATGATGCAGGGAAAGAGGAGGTGATTGCGGCTTTGGTTGCTAACGTGGAAGCAATGATAAAAGCCGACAGGAAGATCACAGCCTTAAAACAATTACAA GGTCATATTTGGCGAACTGGATTTCAGAATAATGAATTGGAGGGAGTCGTTTTTGAGGATGTGCCAGAAGCTCTTCAGAAGTGGCATGCTTCAGGAATAAAG GTGTACATATATTCTAGTGGTAGCAGGTTGGCTCAAAGGCTTCTATTTGGATACACAAACTATGGGGacctaagaaaatatttatgtgGATTTTTCGACACTACAGTGGG gaataaaagagaaacaaagagTTATGTTGAAATCACCGAGTCAGTGGGAGTTGATAAGCCATCGGAGATTTTGTTTGTGACAGATGTCTATCAAGAAGCTGTTGCTGCAAAGGCAGCAG GGTTGGAGGTGATAATCTCTATTCGACCAGGAAATGGACCTCTTCCAGATAATCACGGGTTCAAGACAATCACATCTTTTTCAGACATTTGA